The sequence below is a genomic window from Humulus lupulus chromosome 3, drHumLupu1.1, whole genome shotgun sequence.
tGTGAAATCCCACATCTCTTGggaaaggtcaagtgtgatgattctaagactgtgcaggtatgggactacacagttgaagagggcttaaatggattgatgggtgctacctatgccaacaagatgcatattcttttcagtagcccatcacttgagaactccaaagttaagcgtgcttaacctggagtagtcttatgatgggtgacctcctataaagttttcccaagaagcgtgcgagtgaggacaaagcacgctggaaagactcgtattGGTTTGCAGGGAAAATCATCATTCCATGAAgaaaccatagtgacgtggggtgttacaaatgatatcagagccttgacccagtcggaagtgtggccgacggggatgtGGGACCCCTAAGGGGcagtgattgtgacagtcagaatcctgtgatccaaAGGGGGAAATAATGGGTAAAAGCTGTGTAACCCACATTGcccggggaaggtcaagtgtacatcgcctggggaaggtcaagtgtgatgattctaagactgtgtaggcatgacactacacagttgaagagggcttaaatggattgatggatactacctatgccaacaagatgcatcttctttccGGTAGaacatcacttgagaactccaaatttaagcgtgcttgacctggagtagtctcatgatgggtgacctcctgggtttttttcccaggaagcgtgcgagtgaggacaaagcacgctggaaagacttgttggtttgcagggccagttgtcattccatgaagcaaccatagtgatgtggggcattacaCAAGGTGTTTAGAATTATTTACTATGCAAGTCAAACCTTGAATGATGCTAAAATGAATTATGCTACTATGGAGAAAAAAATCTTGGCTATTGTTTTCACCTTTTACAAGTTTAGGCAATATCTTATCGGTAATAAGGTTATTGTTCTGCCATTAAATACCTTATGACCATGAAAGATGCTAAGCCTCAACTCATTCGTTGGGTTCTATTtctacaagagtttgatatggagattTGAGATAAGAATGGTATGGAGAATTTGGCAGAAGACCATTTGTCTAGATTAGAGGTGGAAGAGAGCTCGAGCATGAAAGAAGTGCAGAGTAATGCTGCTTTCCCTGATGAACACTTATTTCAAGTAAATGAGAGTAATATGGTGCCATGGTTCACTTATTATGTTAATTTCTTGGTTGTTAATATTGTGCCTCCGTAGATGTCTAGGAAGCAACTTAAAAagttttattctgaggtgaagcACTACTATTGGAAAGAACCCATTCTTTACAAGTACTGTGCAGACCAAATCATTTGCTGCTTTGTACTGGAGGAAGAGATGAACTCTATATTAACTCCCTGCCACACTCTTCAATGTGGTGGTTATTTAGGGGGATTGAGGACAACAACTAAGGTATTACAATGTGGCTTCTATTGGCCTACATCATTCAAAGATGCTCATGAGTTTGTGAAGGCATGTGATCAATGCCAGCGAACTGAGAATATTTCAAGAAGGAATGAGACGCCTTTGAATACTATTTTTGAGGTGGAGTTATCTGATGTTTGGGGACATGGGACCCTTTCCATCATCGTACAATAACAAATATATTTTGCTTGTTGTAGTTTATGTTTCTTTATGGGTACAAGTAGTGGCAACCCCAACCAATGATGGTAAAGTGGTAATGAATTTTCTTCATAAGAACATTTTCACCTGTTTTGGAACTTCTCGGGCACTCATTAGTGATGAAGGAAGCCAATTTTACAACAAACGTTTAGATTCTCTTCTTGCTAGATATGGAGTTCATCATAGAACTGCTTTGGCATATCATCCTCAAATGAATGGCCAAGCGAAAGTGTCTAATCGTGAAGTCAAGCTTATTCTTGAGAAGACTGTGATGGGTTCTCCAAAGGATTGGTCCAAAAAGTTAGATGATGCATTGTTGAAATATAGGAAAACTTTCAAGACACCTATTTTCATATCGCATGGATGGTGTTTGGAAAGGCTTTTCACTTGTCGGTTGAGCTAGAACATAAAGTTTTTTGGGCTGTGAAGACATTGAATATGGATTTGGCTGCAGCAAATGAAGCAAGATTGATGATGCTGAATGAATTAGAGGAATTCAGAAATGAAGCATATGAAAATTCCAAAATATACAAGGAGCGTACtaaggcttggcatgacaagaatcTTGTGAGGAAAGAGTTTCAACCTGGGCAACAAGTATTGTTATTCAATTCAAGGTTGAAGTTGTTTACAGGCAAGTTAAAATCTAGATGGCAGGACCTTATATTGTGGTGAGAGTTTTCCCAATGGAGCAGTGGAAATACATAGTGACAAGAAGGGAAATTTCAAAGTGAATGGGTAGTGATTGAAGCCATACTTGGGTGGTCCATATGATCAAGCCAAGTCCTTCATCCTCTTGATGTCGATTTGAAGAGGAGTTTAgagtccggctaaatgacgttaacgacaacgccattgggaggcatcccaatcattttaattttgtttttagttttcattttatttatgaATTTTCATTAAACTACGACATTTTATTtggttatttattatttattatttttgggatatttttaaagatttttgttgtttttagtattattttttttattttgttcgtAAAATAcgttaaaaaaaagaaaaaaaaagaatttattAATTTGAATTAGCACCCAAGCGCTAATCTGGGGCACTGTAGCGCCAGGGAAGTCAGAGGCAAATTCCCCAAGACTCGCAAATTAGTGGTGCAGCGCTATATAGGCAGCGCTACCCCATGCCAGATTCATTAAAGGCACATGTTTGGTCCATTTTCACCCAATTTTTtcaaacttcttcttcttcttcttcataaccTCCGACCCAACTCTCTTCCAAACCTCCATAACCACACTTAAACCTCCCAAATCTCCCCTAATTTCCTCAAATCCTTTCACATTTTTCATagatttcttaaaaaaaatcccCAAATATCCTTCATTTTCTCTCTAAATCTCATAACCCCAATTTGAAACCCTAAATCCCCAATTCTGAAAATTTCTTGGGGAAACTTCAATTTATTGGGCAATTGACATCTATAAGCATAGAGGTGGTGATTTTTTTTCAGTCAAGTGATTTATTCCAAGAATTGGTTATATTTAGTTTGGAGTTCTTGCAGTTGAAGAAAAACATTGATCATGGATGtttgagttttattt
It includes:
- the LOC133825388 gene encoding uncharacterized protein LOC133825388 — translated: MNFLHKNIFTCFGTSRALISDEGSQFYNKRLDSLLARYGVHHRTALAYHPQMNGQAKVSNREVKLILEKTVMGSPKDWSKKLDDALLKYRKTFKTPIFISHGWCLERLFTCRLS